In Populus nigra chromosome 1, ddPopNigr1.1, whole genome shotgun sequence, one genomic interval encodes:
- the LOC133692723 gene encoding 14 kDa proline-rich protein DC2.15-like has translation MAPKRTTSLALFLAFNLLFFSLATACGGGCPSPNPKPKRPNPNPNPNPNPNPTPSPSSGKCPKDALKLGVCADLLGSLLNVTIGSPPVKPCCSVIQGLLDLEAAICLCTAIKANILGINLNIPISLSLLINVCGKKVPKDFQCP, from the coding sequence ATGGCTCCCAAAAGAACCACatctcttgctctctttcttgcattcaaccttctcttcttttccctAGCCACTGCTTGTGGAGGTGGTTGCCCCTCTCCTAATCCTAAACCAAAGCGCCCAAACCCGAACCCGAACCCGAACCCGAACCCGAACCCAACACCAAGCCCTTCCAGTGGAAAGTGCCCTAAGGATGCACTTAAATTAGGTGTGTGCGCTGACTTGCTCGGTTCATTACTTAACGTCACCATTGGCTCACCCCCAGTAAAACCTTGCTGCAGTGTCATTCAAGGCCTTCTTGATCTCGAGGCTGCTATTTGTCTTTGCACTGCCATCAAAGCTAACATCTTGGGCATCAACCTTAACATCCCAATTTCCCTAAGCTTGCTTATCAATGTCTGTGGAAAGAAGGTTCCCAAAGACTTCCAATGtccttaa
- the LOC133679951 gene encoding 14 kDa proline-rich protein DC2.15 has translation MGSKGSSAVLFLFLNLLFFALASGCNTCVQPKPIPNPNPNPIISRNSCPRDALKLGVCAKLLNGAVGGVVGSPPDTPCCTVLQGLVDLEAAVCLCTAIKANILGINIDIPISLSLLINTCGKKLPSDFICA, from the coding sequence ATGGGTTCCAAGGGTTCATCGGCTGTTCTCTTCCTCTTTCTCAACCTTCTCTTCTTTGCCCTAGCAAGTGGGTGCAACACTTGTGTTCAGCCTAAGCCTATCCCAAACCCCAATCCAAACCCTATTATTTCAAGAAATAGCTGCCCTAGAGATGCCCTAAAGCTGGGTGTCTGTGCCAAGTTGCTTAATGGCGCTGTTGGTGGGGTTGTTGGGAGCCCACCAGACACACCTTGTTGCACAGTACTTCAAGGACTTGTTGATCTTGAAGCAGCCGTTTGCCTCTGCACTGCTATCAAAGCTAACATCCTTGGCATTAACATTGATATCCCAATCTCCTTAAGCTTGCTTATCAACACTTGCGGGAAGAAGCTACCCTCTGACTTCATTTGTGCCTGA